In a single window of the Hoyosella subflava DQS3-9A1 genome:
- the thrC gene encoding threonine synthase, with protein sequence MPRQNPVHRAWPGLIEAYRDRLAVGGDWTPVTLQEGATPLIPAEYLSELTGCEVYLKVEGLNPTGSFKDRGMTMAVTDAVARGQRAVLCASTGNTSASAAAYAAKAGITCAVLIPAGKIAMGKLAQSVIYGAKIIQVNGNFDDCLELARKATAEFPQIALVNSVNPARIEGQKTAAFEVCDVLGRAPDVHALPVGNAGNITAYWRGYSEYFSDGITASKPRMLGVQAAGAAPLVKGEPVKNPETIATAIRIGAPASWEGAMTARNESGGQFRAATDDEILDAYRLLASREGVFVEPASAASVAGLLAAHAEGWVEAGSTVVCTVTGNGLKDPDTALHGIPEVEAIPVDPVSVARALGLAE encoded by the coding sequence ATGCCCCGCCAGAACCCAGTGCACCGCGCGTGGCCAGGGCTCATCGAGGCTTACCGGGACCGGCTCGCTGTCGGCGGGGACTGGACCCCGGTTACCTTGCAGGAGGGGGCAACCCCCCTGATACCGGCCGAGTATCTCTCAGAGCTGACTGGCTGTGAGGTGTACTTGAAGGTCGAGGGGCTGAATCCGACCGGCTCATTCAAGGACCGGGGCATGACGATGGCGGTAACGGACGCGGTCGCGCGCGGTCAGCGCGCGGTGCTCTGCGCCTCGACCGGGAACACCTCTGCTTCGGCAGCGGCATACGCCGCAAAGGCGGGGATTACCTGCGCTGTATTGATTCCGGCGGGGAAAATAGCGATGGGGAAGCTCGCCCAGTCAGTGATCTACGGGGCAAAAATCATTCAGGTCAACGGCAACTTCGACGATTGCCTGGAACTCGCGCGAAAAGCGACGGCTGAGTTTCCGCAGATCGCTCTGGTCAACTCAGTCAATCCTGCCCGCATTGAAGGTCAGAAGACGGCCGCGTTCGAGGTGTGCGACGTCCTGGGACGAGCGCCCGATGTGCATGCGCTGCCGGTGGGCAACGCGGGCAACATCACTGCTTACTGGCGTGGGTACTCTGAGTACTTTTCCGACGGCATCACCGCCTCCAAGCCCAGGATGCTGGGTGTGCAGGCAGCTGGAGCCGCCCCGCTCGTCAAGGGTGAACCGGTTAAGAATCCCGAAACTATTGCAACAGCCATCCGCATCGGTGCGCCAGCCTCATGGGAAGGGGCTATGACCGCCCGGAACGAATCCGGTGGGCAGTTCCGGGCCGCAACAGATGACGAGATTCTGGACGCATACCGGCTGCTGGCCTCTCGCGAAGGAGTTTTCGTTGAGCCAGCCTCCGCTGCGAGCGTGGCAGGTTTGCTGGCGGCGCACGCCGAAGGCTGGGTTGAAGCGGGATCGACTGTGGTCTGCACTGTCACGGGAAATGGTCTGAAAGACCCCGACACGGCTTTGCACGGGATTCCGGAGGTTGAAGCGATCCCAGTTGATCCAGTATCAGTAGCGCGCGCTCTCGGTCTGGCAGAATGA
- a CDS encoding ADP-ribosylglycohydrolase family protein translates to MLGATLAEAVHELGNGSRVTAQDTVPFALWAAATHFDDYPAAIAACIEADGDIDTTSAIVGGAAHTGTASRTGVPEAWLTAREPLPHWLS, encoded by the coding sequence ATGCTCGGTGCAACCCTTGCCGAGGCCGTCCATGAGCTGGGTAATGGATCCAGGGTGACCGCTCAGGACACGGTGCCGTTCGCGTTGTGGGCCGCGGCGACGCATTTCGATGACTATCCGGCCGCGATCGCCGCCTGTATCGAGGCAGACGGTGACATCGACACGACCAGCGCGATCGTAGGGGGAGCGGCTCACACCGGGACCGCGTCAAGGACCGGGGTACCCGAAGCTTGGCTTACCGCCCGCGAACCGCTACCGCACTGGCTCAGCTGA
- a CDS encoding lipase family alpha/beta hydrolase — protein MSILSRFLTCAMLVALVVFGFVPVAAGDPVYTHPDTPGPALSPSPEELAAAVTCSGNFANGKQAVLLVPGTAQTSASHFSWNWKPALTRADIPWCAVSPPSNSLGDMAIAGEYDVYAIRKTFALSGRKIAVVGHSQGAMRPRWALRFFPDTRAMVADFVGIAPPNRGLSLHLPAEPLITTACDLAACPAAAWQLRVGSQYMQALNSGQETFPGIDYSVIYSRFDGGVAPIDTPLDPAPGIVYRHVAIQDKCPLRIADHISNGTVDAAAWAMIIDAITHPGPVDLSRIDPSVCGQPYIPGLDPLTAVQGGITALGHITNAAATMPRVLSEPGLPCYVFASGCN, from the coding sequence ATGTCTATCCTCTCCCGCTTCCTGACCTGCGCAATGCTCGTGGCGCTGGTCGTGTTCGGCTTCGTCCCCGTGGCAGCCGGCGATCCGGTGTACACGCACCCCGACACGCCGGGCCCGGCCCTGTCCCCCTCCCCGGAGGAGCTAGCTGCTGCGGTCACCTGCTCGGGCAACTTCGCGAACGGTAAGCAGGCAGTGCTGCTCGTTCCCGGGACCGCGCAGACAAGTGCCTCACATTTCTCGTGGAACTGGAAACCAGCTCTGACCCGTGCGGACATCCCGTGGTGCGCGGTCAGTCCGCCGTCCAACTCACTGGGCGACATGGCGATCGCCGGGGAGTACGACGTGTACGCGATCCGCAAGACATTCGCCCTCAGCGGGCGCAAGATCGCTGTGGTCGGGCACAGTCAGGGCGCGATGCGCCCGCGCTGGGCGTTGCGCTTCTTCCCCGACACCCGCGCGATGGTGGCCGACTTCGTCGGCATCGCACCGCCCAATCGCGGATTGAGCCTGCACCTTCCCGCCGAGCCTTTGATCACCACCGCGTGCGACCTGGCTGCCTGTCCGGCCGCTGCCTGGCAGCTACGCGTGGGGTCCCAGTACATGCAGGCACTCAACTCCGGCCAAGAGACGTTCCCGGGCATCGACTACAGCGTGATCTACAGTCGCTTTGACGGCGGCGTCGCCCCCATCGACACCCCGCTCGACCCGGCGCCCGGGATCGTCTACCGACATGTCGCTATCCAGGACAAGTGCCCGCTGCGGATCGCCGATCACATCAGCAACGGAACGGTCGACGCTGCCGCCTGGGCCATGATCATCGACGCGATCACCCACCCGGGCCCCGTAGATCTGTCCCGCATCGATCCCAGTGTCTGCGGCCAGCCCTACATCCCCGGCCTGGACCCGCTGACCGCCGTCCAGGGTGGCATCACCGCACTCGGGCACATCACCAACGCGGCCGCTACCATGCCGCGAGTTCTATCCGAACCCGGACTGCCCTGCTACGTGTTCGCCAGCGGATGCAACTGA
- the lysA gene encoding diaminopimelate decarboxylase has product MSAHPAGPKHAEFAHAPGISERPDTPEALSALPGIVWPRNAVRDESGVVAIAGVRITDLAKQYGTPLFVVDEDDFRSRCREIASAFGAPERVHYASKAFLSSHVARWVAEEGLSIDVCSGGELAVALHGGFPPERIALHGNNKSVAELEYAVRSGVGHVVLDSAIEIDRLDRIAAGEGVVQDVLIRITVGVEAHTHEFIATAHEDQKFGFSLAGGAALDAVRRVFATDNLRLVGLHSHIGSQIFDVDGFELAAHRVIGLLREVVSEFGVEKTQQISMIDLGGGLGIAYLPSDDPPPVDELAASLLRIVESESERVGLSAPVLTVEPGRAIAGPGTVTVYEVGTVKDVKLGAHAQRRYLSVDGGMSDNIRTSLYGAEYDVRLVSRRSEAHPVVARIVGKHCETGDIVIRDTWMPDDVGPGDLLAVAATGAYCYSMSSRYNMLGRPAVVAVRDGKARLMLRRESVDDLLSLEVE; this is encoded by the coding sequence GTGAGCGCACACCCAGCGGGCCCAAAGCATGCCGAATTTGCGCATGCCCCGGGCATCTCAGAGCGGCCAGACACCCCCGAAGCGCTATCGGCGCTCCCCGGGATCGTCTGGCCACGTAATGCGGTCCGGGATGAATCCGGCGTTGTCGCGATCGCGGGCGTACGCATAACAGACCTGGCAAAGCAGTACGGGACACCGCTCTTCGTCGTCGACGAAGACGATTTTCGCTCGCGGTGCCGCGAAATCGCCAGCGCGTTTGGCGCTCCGGAGCGTGTGCACTACGCGTCTAAAGCATTCCTCAGCAGCCATGTCGCACGATGGGTCGCTGAGGAAGGATTGTCCATTGACGTGTGCTCTGGCGGCGAACTTGCTGTCGCGCTTCACGGCGGATTCCCGCCGGAGCGAATCGCTTTGCATGGGAACAATAAATCAGTTGCGGAACTCGAATATGCAGTGCGCTCAGGCGTCGGTCACGTCGTCCTCGACTCCGCTATCGAGATCGACCGGCTCGATCGAATCGCCGCTGGAGAGGGTGTTGTTCAGGATGTGCTAATCCGCATCACGGTCGGTGTCGAGGCACACACACACGAATTCATCGCTACCGCGCACGAAGACCAGAAGTTTGGCTTTTCGCTCGCCGGTGGGGCTGCGCTTGACGCGGTGCGCAGGGTGTTCGCGACCGACAACCTCCGCCTTGTTGGTCTGCACAGTCACATCGGCTCGCAGATTTTCGATGTCGATGGTTTCGAACTCGCTGCCCACCGAGTGATCGGTCTGCTGCGGGAAGTTGTATCCGAGTTTGGGGTTGAGAAGACACAACAGATCAGCATGATCGATCTCGGGGGTGGTCTGGGCATCGCCTATTTGCCGAGTGACGATCCACCCCCAGTCGATGAGCTTGCCGCGAGCCTGTTGAGAATCGTGGAATCTGAAAGCGAGCGCGTGGGGCTCTCCGCTCCGGTGCTGACCGTCGAACCTGGGCGCGCGATTGCGGGGCCGGGCACCGTCACAGTTTATGAAGTCGGGACAGTGAAAGACGTAAAACTCGGCGCTCACGCCCAGCGTCGTTACCTCAGCGTTGACGGCGGAATGAGCGACAACATCCGTACGTCACTTTATGGAGCCGAATACGATGTACGTTTGGTGTCGCGGCGCAGCGAAGCCCATCCTGTAGTGGCACGTATTGTGGGTAAGCATTGTGAAACGGGGGACATCGTCATCCGGGACACGTGGATGCCCGACGACGTGGGGCCAGGGGATTTGCTGGCGGTGGCTGCCACTGGCGCGTACTGCTATTCAATGTCGAGTCGCTACAACATGCTCGGTCGTCCTGCGGTAGTGGCGGTACGTGATGGAAAAGCCCGGCTCATGCTGCGCCGGGAGAGTGTAGATGATCTGCTCAGCTTGGAGGTCGAATGA
- a CDS encoding DUF3105 domain-containing protein: MASGDSSKDAAKSAKAIKAARKKAGGKSSRSGIASSGINIPWMTVGAVLSVIALVAVIAWNLWPRYMETMEAERWAPTAENPDPAQDIEGVVTVEELSNVHVNPDQRVAYDQAPPIGGPHDAAWATCNGIVYDEAIRNENAVHSLEHGAVWITYEPELADADDVDRLRSRVEGQSYLFMSPYPGQDSPISLQSWGRQLQLDNAEDERITHFIGALRLNPYTSPEVGASCATIPGSFDPENPRPFEADPPGPDAVRMDGSGAADDADTMEDLFSDLDLDVPEGEIDDVVPEDPDAGEDGNQ, translated from the coding sequence ATGGCAAGCGGCGATAGCAGTAAAGACGCGGCGAAGTCCGCCAAGGCGATCAAGGCTGCCCGGAAGAAGGCGGGCGGGAAGTCCTCGCGCTCGGGGATCGCGAGTTCCGGCATCAACATCCCGTGGATGACTGTGGGCGCGGTGCTCAGCGTCATCGCTCTTGTTGCAGTCATTGCCTGGAATCTCTGGCCTAGGTATATGGAAACGATGGAGGCCGAACGGTGGGCCCCTACCGCTGAGAACCCCGATCCTGCACAGGACATCGAAGGCGTGGTCACGGTGGAAGAACTCAGTAACGTGCACGTGAACCCGGACCAGCGCGTCGCATATGATCAAGCGCCACCAATCGGTGGGCCTCATGACGCGGCCTGGGCAACCTGTAATGGCATCGTCTATGACGAAGCGATACGCAACGAAAATGCAGTTCACTCACTCGAGCACGGCGCAGTATGGATCACCTACGAACCTGAACTCGCCGATGCCGACGACGTTGACCGGCTGCGCAGCCGGGTCGAAGGCCAGAGCTATCTCTTCATGTCGCCCTATCCTGGCCAGGATTCCCCCATCTCGCTGCAATCGTGGGGCAGGCAGCTTCAGCTCGACAACGCCGAGGATGAGCGCATCACACACTTCATAGGCGCGCTGCGGCTCAACCCGTACACGAGCCCCGAGGTCGGCGCTAGCTGCGCGACTATCCCAGGCAGCTTCGACCCTGAGAATCCGCGCCCCTTCGAAGCTGATCCGCCCGGACCGGATGCTGTTCGAATGGACGGATCTGGCGCCGCAGACGATGCCGACACGATGGAAGACCTCTTCTCCGACCTTGATCTCGACGTTCCCGAGGGAGAGATCGATGACGTCGTACCTGAAGACCCTGATGCTGGCGAGGACGGCAACCAGTGA
- a CDS encoding homoserine dehydrogenase produces the protein MSSEQASGLVPERTLGIAVLGLGNVGSEVVRLLTAHADELQARVGARLEIKGIAVRNVSPDRGVPVELLTDDPAALVSRDDVDIVVEVFGGIEPVRTLILNALNSGKSVVTANKALLADYTGELAAVADAADLDLYFEAAVAGAIPVVRPLMQSLAGDRVKRVVGIVNGTTNFILSAMGETGADYAETLAEASRLGYAEADPTADVEGFDAAAKAAILASIAFHTRVTASDVYREGISEISAEDLASAADLDCTIKLLAICERVTDDTGRERVSARVYPALLPNVHPLSAVNGAFNAVVVEAEAAGRLMFYGQGAGGAPTASAVLGDLVSAARNKVHGGKGPDESTYAKLPVMSIGDTPTRYYVRMEVADRTGVLAAVAQEFANHGVSISTVRQSGLADAATLVVVTHRAPDDALSKTVAALTSRDFVNTVTSVIRLEGTSEE, from the coding sequence ATGAGTAGCGAACAGGCCAGCGGCTTGGTACCAGAGCGGACGCTGGGTATCGCCGTCCTCGGCCTCGGGAACGTCGGGAGTGAAGTGGTGCGCCTACTCACCGCGCACGCTGACGAATTGCAGGCACGGGTCGGCGCCCGGCTCGAGATCAAGGGCATAGCAGTGCGGAACGTCAGTCCTGACCGGGGCGTGCCCGTCGAACTGCTGACTGACGACCCCGCTGCCCTCGTTTCCCGCGACGATGTCGATATTGTCGTCGAGGTTTTCGGAGGGATCGAACCGGTTCGCACTCTGATTCTCAATGCTCTGAACAGCGGCAAGTCTGTCGTGACGGCAAATAAGGCGTTGCTCGCTGACTACACCGGTGAACTCGCAGCCGTAGCGGACGCAGCTGACCTCGACCTGTATTTCGAAGCCGCAGTCGCAGGTGCGATCCCGGTGGTGCGTCCTCTTATGCAGTCTCTGGCCGGGGACCGTGTGAAGCGCGTTGTCGGAATCGTGAACGGCACAACGAACTTCATCCTGTCCGCGATGGGGGAGACTGGTGCGGACTACGCCGAGACGCTCGCTGAGGCAAGCCGCCTCGGCTATGCGGAGGCTGACCCGACAGCGGATGTCGAAGGATTTGATGCGGCGGCCAAGGCGGCGATTCTTGCCTCGATCGCATTCCATACCCGGGTGACCGCCTCGGATGTTTATCGGGAAGGCATCTCGGAGATATCGGCTGAGGATCTCGCATCCGCAGCCGACCTCGATTGCACAATTAAACTCCTCGCAATCTGTGAGCGGGTCACGGATGACACTGGTCGCGAACGGGTTTCGGCACGTGTCTATCCGGCGCTGCTCCCGAATGTTCACCCGTTGTCCGCAGTCAACGGTGCTTTCAACGCCGTGGTGGTCGAAGCCGAGGCTGCTGGCCGACTGATGTTCTACGGGCAGGGCGCGGGCGGTGCGCCAACCGCTTCCGCTGTACTCGGCGACCTTGTGAGTGCGGCTCGCAACAAGGTGCACGGTGGTAAGGGACCCGACGAGTCCACATACGCGAAGCTTCCGGTGATGTCGATCGGTGACACACCCACCCGCTATTACGTCCGCATGGAGGTGGCAGATCGTACCGGCGTGCTCGCGGCTGTGGCTCAAGAATTCGCGAATCACGGCGTAAGTATCTCCACCGTCAGACAGTCCGGACTCGCTGACGCCGCAACGCTGGTGGTCGTCACTCATCGAGCGCCTGACGATGCGCTGTCGAAGACTGTCGCAGCCCTCACTAGCAGGGATTTCGTTAATACGGTGACAAGCGTGATCCGACTGGAAGGTACCTCGGAGGAATGA
- the thrB gene encoding homoserine kinase has protein sequence MATVLPDGLTATAEVPASSANLGPGFDSLGIALGLNDTIGVTTAPAGLEISVEGAGAGEVPLDDSHLVAKAVFRGLGAAGVTPKGLRITCKNTIPHSRGLGSSASAAVGGLVAANGLVAQFAPDRVLTDDQLVQLASEFEGHPDNASASVLGGAVVSWTQAADDSSPIAGCTAECSYFATRLEVHPDIRAVVLVPETRSSTSQTRGILPTHVTHRDAVFNVSRAALAVVALTTRPELLLAATEDRLHQAQRAPAIPLTTRWVSLLRGAGIPATVSGAGPAVLALTVRDIPAALVRRAGAEGLAVHELTIADGARLI, from the coding sequence ATGGCGACCGTCCTGCCGGACGGGCTGACGGCGACCGCTGAGGTTCCCGCGTCCAGCGCGAATCTCGGGCCGGGATTCGACTCTCTCGGTATCGCGCTTGGCCTGAACGACACGATCGGCGTCACCACTGCCCCAGCGGGACTCGAGATAAGCGTCGAGGGTGCCGGTGCGGGCGAGGTGCCGCTCGACGATTCGCATCTCGTCGCCAAAGCTGTTTTTCGTGGTCTGGGGGCAGCGGGAGTTACGCCAAAGGGGCTTCGCATCACCTGTAAGAACACAATTCCGCATTCGCGCGGTCTTGGTTCCTCTGCGTCTGCAGCGGTAGGTGGCCTGGTTGCGGCGAACGGTCTTGTGGCTCAGTTCGCCCCAGATCGCGTGCTCACTGATGACCAGCTGGTTCAGCTGGCTTCAGAGTTCGAGGGGCATCCCGACAACGCCTCCGCGAGCGTGCTTGGCGGGGCTGTGGTCTCGTGGACGCAGGCGGCAGATGACTCGAGTCCTATAGCGGGCTGCACTGCCGAGTGCTCCTATTTCGCGACCCGCCTCGAGGTTCACCCAGATATCCGGGCGGTCGTTCTCGTCCCGGAAACGCGTTCGTCCACGTCACAGACGCGCGGAATTCTGCCGACTCACGTGACACACCGTGATGCGGTGTTCAACGTCAGTCGGGCCGCCCTTGCTGTGGTTGCTTTGACGACACGCCCGGAGTTGCTGTTAGCTGCGACCGAAGACCGGCTCCACCAAGCGCAGCGCGCCCCGGCAATTCCGCTCACAACTAGGTGGGTGTCGCTTCTGCGGGGAGCAGGTATTCCGGCGACTGTGTCCGGCGCTGGCCCCGCGGTTCTCGCGCTGACGGTGCGCGATATTCCAGCAGCGCTGGTGCGGCGAGCGGGTGCTGAGGGACTCGCGGTGCATGAACTCACCATCGCCGATGGTGCTCGCTTGATATGA
- a CDS encoding ADP-ribosylglycohydrolase family protein: MTGWTWRRSRVVSRERLMHDSLDGLSVGDALGAQFFIMGRSLPGLRAGNPPPGPWDWTDDTEMACSVVAELRRHQRIETAATAFDGQGSCGNGAAMRVAPLGAEPGTRPPRPSSSPSSRTRWNPAGRHSVSNVLVTCSVQPLPRPSMSWVMDPG, translated from the coding sequence GTGACCGGGTGGACGTGGCGTCGAAGCCGGGTGGTCAGCCGCGAGCGACTGATGCACGATTCGCTCGACGGACTGTCGGTGGGCGATGCGCTGGGCGCGCAGTTCTTCATCATGGGCCGTTCGCTGCCCGGTCTGCGTGCGGGCAATCCGCCACCGGGACCTTGGGACTGGACCGATGACACCGAGATGGCGTGCAGCGTGGTCGCCGAACTCCGCCGCCACCAGCGCATCGAGACCGCCGCGACCGCATTCGACGGCCAGGGGTCCTGTGGCAACGGCGCGGCCATGCGGGTCGCGCCGTTGGGCGCCGAACCCGGAACCCGCCCACCCCGACCGAGTTCCTCACCGTCGTCGCGGACCCGCTGGAACCCGGCCGGACGACATTCGGTGTCCAACGTGCTCGTGACATGCTCGGTGCAACCCTTGCCGAGGCCGTCCATGAGCTGGGTAATGGATCCAGGGTGA
- a CDS encoding HEAT repeat domain-containing protein: MPDHRALVVGQLRQLVVEVVDLALLFGSRGIAAAQDTVEIGAVRIGRPTREDFTIEALGQMKAPGARTVIESYLDDPDPYTRKQATRALAKLAD; this comes from the coding sequence ATGCCGGACCACCGGGCCCTCGTGGTTGGGCAGCTTCGCCAGCTCGTTGTTGAGGTCGTTGATCTGGCGTTGCTGTTTGGGAGTCGGGGTATCGCCGCGGCGCAGGACACCGTTGAGATCGGTGCCGTGAGAATCGGACGGCCCACGCGCGAGGACTTCACGATCGAGGCCCTCGGACAGATGAAAGCGCCCGGCGCCCGAACCGTCATCGAGTCCTATCTCGATGACCCCGACCCCTACACGCGCAAGCAAGCCACCAGGGCACTGGCGAAACTGGCTGACTAG
- the argS gene encoding arginine--tRNA ligase, translating into MTPADLAELLRSTAARVITDRGLDVHVLPERLTLERPRNPEHGDYATNVAMQVAKRIGTSPRELAGWIAEALSDSADISTVEVAGPGFLNIRLEPNAQGKIVAAILQAGSHYGSGNEYSDRTVNLEFVSANPTGPIHLGGTRWAAAGDSLGRLLEAQGAKVTREYYFNDHGAQIDRFARSLEAAAVGAPTPDDGYAGEYIMEIAGSILAERPEVLELPAEERHEIFRSFGVGMMFEHIKRTLHEFGTDFDVYFHENSLFASGAVERAVADLKENGNLYENEGAWWLRSTAYGDDKDRVVIKSDGNAAYIAGDIAYLRDKHERGFGLCIYMLGADHHGYIARLKAAAAALGYDPDSVEVLIGQMVNLVRDGKPIRMSKRAGTVITLDDLVEAIGVDAARYALTRTSFDSGLDIDLELWASASNENPVYYVQYAHARLCSIARNAADLGVVAASPEFGLLTHDREGDLIRTLGEFPAVVKSAALLREPHRVARYLEDLAGAYHRFYDKCRVLPQGDESPAGIHSARLALCHATRQVLSNGLALLGVSAPERM; encoded by the coding sequence GTGACTCCCGCTGATCTCGCCGAGCTTCTCCGCAGTACCGCCGCCCGTGTAATCACCGACCGCGGGCTCGACGTGCATGTGCTGCCTGAGCGTCTCACGCTGGAACGCCCGCGCAACCCTGAGCATGGGGATTACGCGACCAATGTGGCGATGCAGGTAGCGAAGCGGATCGGTACTTCGCCGAGAGAGCTGGCCGGCTGGATCGCGGAGGCGCTGTCTGATTCCGCCGATATCAGTACCGTGGAGGTCGCCGGACCGGGATTCCTCAACATTCGCCTCGAGCCAAACGCGCAGGGCAAGATAGTCGCAGCGATTCTCCAGGCAGGCAGCCACTACGGCTCCGGGAATGAGTACAGCGACCGAACGGTGAACCTCGAATTCGTTTCAGCTAACCCGACGGGCCCGATTCACCTCGGGGGAACCCGATGGGCAGCTGCAGGTGATTCGCTGGGCAGGCTGCTGGAGGCGCAAGGCGCGAAGGTGACGCGCGAGTACTACTTCAACGACCACGGCGCGCAGATCGACCGCTTCGCGCGTTCGCTCGAGGCGGCGGCGGTCGGCGCCCCGACGCCGGACGACGGTTACGCCGGTGAGTACATCATGGAAATCGCCGGGTCGATACTGGCAGAGCGGCCGGAAGTGCTGGAGCTGCCCGCGGAGGAACGTCACGAGATATTCCGCTCCTTCGGTGTGGGGATGATGTTTGAGCACATCAAACGCACGCTGCACGAGTTCGGTACTGACTTCGACGTCTACTTCCACGAGAACTCACTGTTCGCGTCGGGCGCTGTTGAGCGTGCGGTCGCTGATCTCAAAGAGAACGGCAACCTGTACGAGAATGAGGGCGCGTGGTGGCTGCGCAGCACCGCATATGGCGATGACAAGGACCGTGTGGTCATCAAATCCGATGGCAATGCAGCCTACATCGCCGGGGACATCGCATATTTGCGCGACAAACATGAGCGTGGTTTCGGACTGTGCATCTATATGCTCGGCGCTGACCACCATGGGTATATCGCGCGTCTCAAGGCAGCCGCAGCGGCTCTCGGGTATGACCCCGATTCAGTAGAGGTGCTCATCGGGCAGATGGTCAACCTTGTACGCGACGGAAAGCCCATCCGAATGAGCAAGCGGGCCGGCACGGTCATCACCCTTGACGACTTGGTTGAGGCGATTGGCGTTGACGCAGCGAGGTACGCGCTCACGCGCACTTCGTTTGACAGCGGCCTAGACATAGATCTTGAACTGTGGGCGAGCGCCTCGAATGAGAACCCCGTCTACTATGTCCAATACGCCCATGCTCGGCTCTGCTCCATCGCGCGCAATGCGGCTGACCTGGGTGTTGTGGCTGCTTCGCCAGAGTTCGGCTTGCTCACGCACGATCGTGAGGGCGACCTGATCCGGACACTCGGTGAGTTCCCGGCAGTCGTGAAGAGTGCCGCGCTGCTGCGGGAGCCACACCGCGTGGCCCGCTATCTCGAGGACCTCGCGGGCGCGTACCACCGGTTCTATGACAAGTGCCGGGTGCTGCCGCAGGGTGACGAGTCGCCCGCTGGAATTCACAGCGCGCGCCTCGCGTTGTGCCACGCGACCCGGCAAGTTCTGTCCAATGGCCTGGCATTGCTGGGCGTTTCTGCACCGGAGCGAATGTGA
- a CDS encoding DUF305 domain-containing protein, protein MGRLVAVIAGALLVAVGFALGVVSERVGGTADSQTAPSAVDTGFLQDMSVHHHQAIEMSAAILTTTEDAEVRNLAFDILTGQENQIGQMHGWLQIWDEPLLPLNGFMGWMEAGDHAGHMEHSGPMAQMPGMASPAEMAELRAAQGTERDVLFLQLMLRHHDGGIPMMEYAIEHADVPVVRNIASSMLEGQTKEIGLITAMLDQRGAEPLPMN, encoded by the coding sequence ATGGGTCGACTGGTGGCGGTTATCGCTGGCGCCCTTCTTGTAGCCGTCGGTTTCGCGCTCGGAGTGGTCTCCGAGCGCGTCGGCGGGACTGCCGACTCCCAAACGGCACCGAGCGCAGTTGATACTGGCTTCTTGCAGGACATGTCCGTGCACCATCACCAGGCGATCGAAATGTCCGCCGCGATACTGACCACCACTGAGGACGCCGAGGTGCGAAACCTCGCTTTCGACATCCTCACCGGCCAAGAGAACCAGATTGGTCAGATGCACGGCTGGCTTCAGATCTGGGATGAGCCGTTGCTGCCCCTCAACGGTTTCATGGGCTGGATGGAGGCGGGGGACCACGCCGGCCACATGGAGCACAGCGGACCAATGGCCCAGATGCCAGGTATGGCATCCCCCGCCGAAATGGCAGAACTCCGGGCCGCACAAGGGACAGAACGAGATGTGCTCTTCCTGCAGTTGATGTTGCGCCATCATGACGGTGGAATCCCCATGATGGAGTACGCGATAGAGCATGCAGATGTGCCGGTGGTCCGTAACATCGCGAGTTCCATGCTGGAGGGTCAAACCAAAGAGATCGGACTGATCACAGCGATGCTGGATCAGCGGGGTGCCGAACCGCTGCCGATGAACTGA